Proteins from a single region of Lysinibacillus sp. JNUCC-52:
- the hpf gene encoding ribosome hibernation-promoting factor, HPF/YfiA family, with translation MLNFNIRGENIEVTPAIREYVENKIEKVERYFNEDVNANANVNLKVYNDKQTKVEVTIPMKNLTLRAEERHNDMYAAIDLIVDKLERQIRKHKTKVNRKFREREGAGLYFAITQAAADTVTEEDEYSIVRTKQFDLKPMDHEEAVLQMNMLGHDFYIFTDAESNGTNIVYKRKDGKYGLIETT, from the coding sequence ATGTTAAACTTTAACATTCGTGGTGAAAATATTGAGGTAACGCCAGCTATTCGAGAGTATGTTGAAAATAAAATCGAAAAAGTTGAACGTTATTTTAACGAAGATGTTAACGCCAATGCTAACGTAAATTTAAAGGTTTATAATGACAAGCAAACAAAAGTGGAAGTTACGATTCCAATGAAGAACTTAACACTTCGTGCAGAAGAACGTCATAATGATATGTATGCTGCAATCGACTTAATTGTTGATAAATTAGAGCGACAAATTCGCAAGCATAAAACAAAAGTAAACCGTAAATTCCGTGAGCGTGAAGGTGCAGGACTTTATTTTGCTATAACGCAGGCAGCAGCTGATACTGTAACAGAGGAAGACGAATATTCCATTGTACGTACTAAACAATTTGATTTAAAACCGATGGATCATGAAGAAGCGGTTTTACAAATGAACATGCTAGGCCATGATTTCTACATCTTTACTGATGCTGAATCAAACGGTACTAACATTGTTTACAAACGAAAAGATGGCAAGTATGGCTTAATTGAAACAACTTAA
- a CDS encoding PilZ domain-containing protein, giving the protein MIFKRQEGFRFKFDEPVNMTFAIYENGKVNHAQTAMADLLDISPRGLKMFTEVDLGLRPSPLDLRFVLDTREIRVYGEVIWSRPYGNGKQYGVFFNNQGAIEDLIVDELKLRRKKEAAEAKAKKINS; this is encoded by the coding sequence ATGATATTTAAGCGTCAAGAAGGCTTTCGTTTTAAATTTGACGAGCCTGTTAATATGACTTTTGCGATATATGAGAATGGAAAAGTGAATCATGCGCAAACTGCAATGGCGGATTTATTGGATATCAGTCCAAGGGGTTTAAAGATGTTTACTGAGGTCGATTTAGGTTTACGTCCTTCTCCTCTTGATTTGCGATTTGTTCTAGATACAAGAGAAATTCGAGTATATGGTGAAGTTATTTGGAGCCGTCCTTATGGGAATGGGAAACAATACGGTGTATTTTTCAATAATCAAGGCGCTATTGAGGATTTGATTGTTGACGAGCTGAAATTGCGTCGTAAAAAAGAAGCGGCAGAAGCAAAAGCTAAAAAAATTAATTCTTAA